The DNA segment GGCTCGAACCTGTTCGTGCGGCTTGACCTGCTGCTGCACGCAGGTTGCTTCGATGAGCACCTGCCGAGCTGCACCGATCGCGACCTGTGCATCAGGCTGGCCGACCTCCCGGCGCTGCGATTCGGCGCAACGTCGATGCACACCGTCCATCACTACGCGGACCCTCGAGAAGATCGCCTGTCCGCGCCCGCATCCCCGGCGAAGCTCGACGGCCTCACGCGGTTTTGGCGGAAACATTCACCCCGGTTTGATGAAGCCGCACGAGAGGTTGCGGCCAAGCGGGCTTTCGAACTATTCGGCTGGCGGCCGCCTGAGCCCGAGGCATTCCGGCCTGTCGAACTCGCGCCGCTGCAACGCTCGACGAAGTCAATGGAGTTTGTCGTTGGCCTCGTGACCGATGCTGCTCCCAAGCAGCATGTGGAGGGACTGCTCTCCGATCTTGTCCGACTGAAGGCGCGGCCCGATGTGTCCGGAGTCACGGCAGTTGTCGTCGAGAACGGCCCAATCCCCAAGGACGGGACGCGACCCCTGCATGAACTCGTTCGTCGCTTTCAGGCGGAGGGGTTGGCCATCGACCTCATCACGATCGAGCGTCAGCGTGAAGACTGGGAGCAGGGTGTTCTGGTCGATACGCCCAATCCCCACGACCAGCGTCTCCCGATTGCTGTGTCGCGCACGGTGCTCAACACGTACGTGGGTCGGATCGCGGCGGGGCACCCGGGGGCCGCGGCGTGGATTCTGGACGATGACAAGCGGCTCTCGATTCGCGTGGATGTTGGCGGCAAGACGATCGAGCGGGAGACGCCGGACATTGCGTCGCTGATCCAACTCCGGGAACAGGGCGTGGACGTGGTCATCGGTCCGGACACCGGCGCAGCGCCGCTCCCCTTCTCAGCCACTCTGCGGATGCAGTTGGTTGATCTCGACCGATACCTGAGTGAGTTGGAGCGATCAACGCCCGACGCACTCTGGATCGACAGGACGGCTGAAGAGGTTACGACCCGTTCGTTGATGCCGGACGCCTACTACGACCTGTCTCGGCACACCGAGCACCTTGAAACGCCGTTCTCACTCCAGCCGCCGAGCGATGGTGCGACGCACGCGGATGCGCTGCGCGTGATCGCTGACCGCGTGCATCGGCTGCTCGCGGGTGAGCCGGTGTTCCGTCCGCTGGTTCTGGAAGCGGCATCCTTGGCGAAGGACGCCGAGCCATCCGTGCAGCGTGGTGGCTCGACGATCTTTTTCACTCCGGAGCATCTTCTCGCATACCCCCAGAACATTGCCCGCATCGGCAACCAGTACGTCAGGCGGTCGGACATGCTTACGGCCATGCTCATGCGTGACCAGATGGGGCTGAGGCTCGTGATGCACGCCGCCGCGGGCGTGCGCCACGACCGTTCGTTCACTACGCCGAACCGGCTCGACGAAGACACCCTGCTTCAAGACATCCTCGGATATGCGTTATTCCGGGCGGCGAGCGAACTGATGGAGGCGAGGCCGCAGGAACGTCGGTGCGACCCGCTCCTGGCATGGTCACCCGAGGAACTTAGACAAGCTACCCGACTGGTCCGCAAGTACATGGACGAGCGGCTGGCGGCGTTCACACTCAGCGGATGGCGGGTGTTCGGGCTGGCGGACAGTATCCGACGCCGAGCGCGGCGCATGATCGATGGTTCCTCGCCGTGGTCGCACGACGATACACGGCAGGCATTGGCGACAATCGCCGCGGAGATGGACAGGATCTGCAGCCTTGTAAGGCCCACCATCATCGCGCAGATCGCGGAGAAAGTGCGGAAGGCCGGACTGGAAAAGCACGTCCGCGACTCCTTCGCCTCGATGGACGGCCTGATCAGCGAGTACCGCGCGACGCGGAGCACGCCTTCTTCATCCGACAGGGCGGTCGCCGAAGCGCGTGCTTGCCGTGCAAGGGCGCTGCTGAAGCGTGCCTTTGGCGTGAAGGACCTCCGGTTGCTGGGGGCCGGCGGCGAAGGGATTGTCCTCACCGATGAGCGTCGGGTGTTCAAGGTCTTCGATCTACTCAAACGACGCCCGAACCACGACACGTTGGCCACTCTCCGGTCTCTCGCCGCCCGCATGGACGAGCCCAGGCATCTCTACCCACTCGTCCGGGTTGAGGTGCGAGATGAGACACTTCTCGTGGTGTACCCGTTTGAGGAATCGACGCCCTACAACGGCGGGTACGGCGCGGATCTGCTCGCACTCCTCAGAGAATGCAAGTCGTACGGCATCTCGTTCAGGAACATGCATCCCAGGAACCTGCGGGTGACCGCGATGGGGTTGAAACTCATCGACTACGGCTCGGATATTCGCCCGTACACCGACGACGGCTACCGGGCGATGGCAGAGCGTGCGTGGCTGACCTGGCGATGGCCTCACCGTCCGGACCTCGACGAGATCATGCGCCGCGCCATCACGGACAAGACCATGCCTGAACTCGACGGCTTCGAGCGGTTCTGGCAGGCACTGAACGAGCATCGCCCCTCCGCGACCCGCATGGTGTCAGCCATTGTTGATCCGCTCATCCTCGAGTCAGGCGCCACGAGCGTGCTCGATTATGGCTGTGGCAAGAAAGCCAGGAGTGCCCGCCACCTCGCCGAGGCCGGACTGACGGTTGTCGGCTACGACCCGGGGCGTGGGATCGAGGAGTCGTGGCGCCGATTCGACCCGCTGCCGTCGACGCTGGCCCTGACGACGAATCGTGAGGTAGCGCTGGCCGCCGGGCCGTTCGATGCCGTGATCTCGTCGCTGGTGCTCTGCGAACTCGGTGACGGTCCTGAGTATGAGCAGGCCTTGGCGGACATCGCGAAGGCGGTTCGCCCGGACGGTCTCGTGGTTGTGACCGTGTGCCACCCTCACGCGACCTTCGGCCTTCCGACGCCGCTGCACCGCCGACGGGATCTCCCGTCGAACGTGACCTACGACGATACGTTCTGGTACGTGGAGAACGCGGAAACGGGCAACGGACGAAGGGAGTATCACCGACCGCTCTCGCGCATCGAGCGTGATCTGCTCCGCCACGGACTTCATGTCGAGCGACGGATCTCCAGCGAGACCGTGGACACACAGCGATTCGAGCCGGCGTCGGACTTCCTGACATTGGTGTGCCGGCGTAGCCCAGCGGCTCACAGTGCTCCACCGATCTCCCTCCTTATCAAGACCTGCGCGATGGAGGCGGCCACGATCGATCGCCAGGTTCGTCACCTGGTCACGCAGTTGGAAGGTCCGTGGGTGTTCTGCGAGCGGGTGCTCGTGATCGACTCTCGTTCCGATGGGTTCGTGAGGCAGCACGCACCCGCAGACATGAACGGCATCGTGCGTGAGGCCGAGCGGCTGCGTTCGATTGGACTGCTCGACCGGGTGCTGATTGGTCCGGGCCCCGGACAAGACGCCCGGCGCGTGTTGGGCGCGTGGTTTGGGATCGACAGCGAGCACACCCACAGCGCAGCGGGCGCACCACTCGTCGCGCCGCTCTGGGCGTTGGAGCATTGCAAAGGCGATTACGTCCTCCAGGTTGACTCCGACATTCTGGTTCGGCGCGCCACCCACACGGACGACTATCTCGGCGAAATGATCGTGGCAATCGATCGGCTCAATCATGCCGTGACCGCGTCTATGAGTGTGTGCCACACGGAGGCGCGTCCGTTTACCCCGGACGACAACGGCACGCCGTGGCGTATCGAAGCACGGGCATGCCTCTTTCACAAGCAGCGCCTTCTTCAAGCCCGGCCGTTCTCGAATACGACCGTCGATGGTGTACCGACTCTGTCGTGGCATCGATCCATGGACAAGGCTGCTCAGGAGGGGAGGCTCGCGTCCCTTCGAGGGGCTACGCCGGACACTGGGTTTATCCATCCACCAAACGAGTTCAAGCGATCTGTGAGCGATTGGATGCTGATGCTCGACTTGGTCGAGAAGTACTTCTGTCCACAGGCTCAGATGGGCAAGGTTGATCTCGTTGGCGGCCCGCTGGAGTGGGTGCCGCGGAACCGGCGCGAGCCTTTCGTGTTTGTGATCACAGGCCGCAACGTCCCGTCGGGCCGTATCGCGAGATGCTTGGCTTCTCTCGCGGCGCAGCGACGAGATGACTGGGGAGTCGTCGTCGTCGATGACGGCTCAGAGCCCCTGTCCCGAGAGCATCTCCGACTCGCGCTGGAGCCGTGGAAGGATCGATGCACGCTGATCCAGCCCCGCGATCGGCGAGGGCAGATGGCGAACCTGACGCTAGCCATCCGGCACGTCTGCACGAACCCGAACAGTGTCATCGTCACGCTGGACCTGGACGACGCGCTGATTGGCCCGGAAGTACTGAACCGGGTTGGTGAGGAGTACGCACGCGGCAGCGAGGTCACGATCGGCTCGATGCTTCGGACTGACAAGCACGTCGAGTACGCTGTGAATCTCGACTCGCCGCGGACAGCGCGGGGCGGCAACGTCTGGCAGCACCTACGGTCGTTCCGCAAACATCTGTTCGATGCCATCCCGGATCACGATCTCCGTGTCAATGATCAGTACGTTGATATCGCCGTCGACTGGGCGTTCATGCTGCCCATCGTGGAGATGGCTCAGCGGAAGTCGTGGATTCGTGAGCCGATCTATCTCTATGAGCCATCCGGGCTCGGCAAGGGCGAGGATCGTGCGAGGCGAGAATCGCAGATCGCCGCGATTGTCGCCAAACCGCCTCGGCCGAGGACGCGATGGAACCTGCACAATGCGCTGGTGCAGGCGGACTAGGTCACGGAATCTGTATGGGGCGAGCAGGGCGGACTCCTGTTCATCAGACATGGTGAGAGGCCCTCGTTCGCCGGGTTGAGCGCCGAGCAGAAGGATGCTGTTCACCTGACCGAGAACGGCCGCGCAGAGGCCGAGTCCCTTGGCCGAAGACTGGGTACCGGTGTCGCGGTCATGTCCAGCCCCGTCTTGCGGGCTGTGCGGACCGCGGCGGCCGTTGCTCGCGGTGCCGGGATCAATGAACAATCGCTGACACGGCTCGACTCTCTGGTCGATTTCCGCATCGCCGATCTGGATACCTATGAACTCGTGAAATCCCGATTGGGCTGGTCAGGTCTGATGAGGGCATGGATGGACGGCTCTTTGATGCCGGAAATCCTCGCGCCGTGCGACCATGTAGTTCGGCGTGCCATCCGAGACGTTGCCTTGGCCGCAGAGAGAGCAAACACCCGCCGGGCTGTGGCGGTGACGCACGACTTCGTCATCATGGCATTCCTGGCAACGCTCCGGGGAGTCCGCACAACGGCCGTGCCTTACCTCGCGGGGGTGTTCGTGGAATATGACGAGATCGCGTCGTGGAGTCGCGGGGAGGTACTCGCATGAGTACTACCCCGATCGCAACGACGGCGCGTCGGTCGCCGCTACATCTGGCCCTTCTGTGTGTTCTGCGTGAGGCGAGGTATTCGGCCCGTCACATCCTCGGCTGCTGGCAGGCCCGGCGTATGGACTTTCAAGGCAAAAGGCTGAACCTGGGGCGTGGCAAGTACCTCATTCCTGGGTGGATCAACGCGGACCTCTACCGCCGAGCCGACGTGATGTTCGACATTCGCGCCCGCTGGCCTATTCCCGACGGGCGCATGATCGGCGTCCGCCTGGAGCACGTCCTGGAGCACGTTGCCTATCCGGACGAGGCTCTGCACGTCATCACAGAGTGCTACCGCGTGCTGGTTCCGGGCGGCACAGTCCGCGTTGGCGTGCCGGATTCAGAGAAAGTCATTGGAGCGTACGTGGCAGGTGACAACGCCGAGTACTTCC comes from the Synechococcales cyanobacterium CNB genome and includes:
- a CDS encoding glycosyltransferase codes for the protein MDTRPQSVSGHAVVALIATRDRFDLLRERALPSILAQTRVPDRLVIVADRTKEELPDPDLAELARQLQAQCGNRIRVTVMRNRRTRARAAGAWNTGIDQLHRDVDIARYADLWFVAVLDDDDAWATDHIAACLDAAISRDLNMVVSGLIRHEAPDDPGHRHSIPESLDACEQFIRGQHIQGSNLFVRLDLLLHAGCFDEHLPSCTDRDLCIRLADLPALRFGATSMHTVHHYADPREDRLSAPASPAKLDGLTRFWRKHSPRFDEAAREVAAKRAFELFGWRPPEPEAFRPVELAPLQRSTKSMEFVVGLVTDAAPKQHVEGLLSDLVRLKARPDVSGVTAVVVENGPIPKDGTRPLHELVRRFQAEGLAIDLITIERQREDWEQGVLVDTPNPHDQRLPIAVSRTVLNTYVGRIAAGHPGAAAWILDDDKRLSIRVDVGGKTIERETPDIASLIQLREQGVDVVIGPDTGAAPLPFSATLRMQLVDLDRYLSELERSTPDALWIDRTAEEVTTRSLMPDAYYDLSRHTEHLETPFSLQPPSDGATHADALRVIADRVHRLLAGEPVFRPLVLEAASLAKDAEPSVQRGGSTIFFTPEHLLAYPQNIARIGNQYVRRSDMLTAMLMRDQMGLRLVMHAAAGVRHDRSFTTPNRLDEDTLLQDILGYALFRAASELMEARPQERRCDPLLAWSPEELRQATRLVRKYMDERLAAFTLSGWRVFGLADSIRRRARRMIDGSSPWSHDDTRQALATIAAEMDRICSLVRPTIIAQIAEKVRKAGLEKHVRDSFASMDGLISEYRATRSTPSSSDRAVAEARACRARALLKRAFGVKDLRLLGAGGEGIVLTDERRVFKVFDLLKRRPNHDTLATLRSLAARMDEPRHLYPLVRVEVRDETLLVVYPFEESTPYNGGYGADLLALLRECKSYGISFRNMHPRNLRVTAMGLKLIDYGSDIRPYTDDGYRAMAERAWLTWRWPHRPDLDEIMRRAITDKTMPELDGFERFWQALNEHRPSATRMVSAIVDPLILESGATSVLDYGCGKKARSARHLAEAGLTVVGYDPGRGIEESWRRFDPLPSTLALTTNREVALAAGPFDAVISSLVLCELGDGPEYEQALADIAKAVRPDGLVVVTVCHPHATFGLPTPLHRRRDLPSNVTYDDTFWYVENAETGNGRREYHRPLSRIERDLLRHGLHVERRISSETVDTQRFEPASDFLTLVCRRSPAAHSAPPISLLIKTCAMEAATIDRQVRHLVTQLEGPWVFCERVLVIDSRSDGFVRQHAPADMNGIVREAERLRSIGLLDRVLIGPGPGQDARRVLGAWFGIDSEHTHSAAGAPLVAPLWALEHCKGDYVLQVDSDILVRRATHTDDYLGEMIVAIDRLNHAVTASMSVCHTEARPFTPDDNGTPWRIEARACLFHKQRLLQARPFSNTTVDGVPTLSWHRSMDKAAQEGRLASLRGATPDTGFIHPPNEFKRSVSDWMLMLDLVEKYFCPQAQMGKVDLVGGPLEWVPRNRREPFVFVITGRNVPSGRIARCLASLAAQRRDDWGVVVVDDGSEPLSREHLRLALEPWKDRCTLIQPRDRRGQMANLTLAIRHVCTNPNSVIVTLDLDDALIGPEVLNRVGEEYARGSEVTIGSMLRTDKHVEYAVNLDSPRTARGGNVWQHLRSFRKHLFDAIPDHDLRVNDQYVDIAVDWAFMLPIVEMAQRKSWIREPIYLYEPSGLGKGEDRARRESQIAAIVAKPPRPRTRWNLHNALVQAD
- a CDS encoding histidine phosphatase family protein, with product MFIRHGERPSFAGLSAEQKDAVHLTENGRAEAESLGRRLGTGVAVMSSPVLRAVRTAAAVARGAGINEQSLTRLDSLVDFRIADLDTYELVKSRLGWSGLMRAWMDGSLMPEILAPCDHVVRRAIRDVALAAERANTRRAVAVTHDFVIMAFLATLRGVRTTAVPYLAGVFVEYDEIASWSRGEVLA